From the Pseudomonas sp. VD-NE ins genome, the window CCGTGGCCCAGGCCTTGACCCAGCCGATGCCGCTGACCACGGTCGGCCAGCTCAACAGGTTGCCGGTGCTGATGTCTTCCGGGGTCTTGAAGCTGGTCAGCAACATGACCACCAGCGGCACCAGATAAAGCAGTACAGCGATGATCAGCACTGCGTAGATCGCGATGCGACTCAGGCTGATAGCAGGTTTGGCAGCGAGACTAGTCATTGCGCTTGGTCCTCAGCTCGGAATACAGGTAAGGCACGATGATCGCGAGGATCGCACCGAGCATCAGAATCGCACTGGCCGAGCCCATGCCCATCTGGCCGCGACTGAAGGTGAAGGAATACATGAACATCGCCGGCAGGTCGGAGGAATAACCCGGGCCACCGGCGGTCATTGCGGCGACAAGGTCAAAGCTCTTGATCGCGATGTGCGCCAGAATCATCACGGCACTGAAGAACACCGGGCGCAGGCTTGGCAGCACCACTTTCCAGTAGATCGTCGGCATGCTCGCGCCATCGATCTGCGCGGCACGGATGATCGATTGATCAACGCCACGCAGGCCGGCGAGGAACATCGCCATGATGAAGCCCGAGGCTTGCCACACAGCAGCGATTACCAGGCAGTAGACCACGCGATCCGGGTCGATCAGCCAGTCGAGACGGAAGCCTTCCCAGCCCCAGTCACGCAACAATTTGTCCAGGCCCATGCCCGGGTTGAGCAGCCATTTCCACGCGGTACCGGTGACGATCATCGAGAGCGCCATCGGGTACAGGTAAATGGTGCGGATAAAGCCTTCACGACGGATGCGCTGGTCGAGGAACACCGCCAGCAACACGCCGATCACCAAGGTGATGCCGATGAACATACCGCCGAACACTGCGAGGTTTTTGCTCGCGACCCACCAGCGATCGTTGTCGAACAACCGCGCGTATTGCGCAAGGCCAGCCCACTTGTAGTTGGGCAGGAAGGTCGAGGTGGTGAACGACAGCACGAACGTCCACAGGATGTAGCCATAGAAGCCCACCAGCACGATGAACATGCTCGGCGCCAGTACCAGTTTGGGTAGCCAGCGTTGCAATGCATCGAACGGCGAGGCCTTGCTGAACACAGCAACAGAACTCATGGGGAAATCCATCAAAAAAAGTGAAGAGCAGCTACAAGCCGCAAGCTGCAAGACCGCTAGAGCTCAAGCTTGTAGCTTGCGGCTCGCAGCTCGCAGCTTGCCGTTACGGCTTATTTGGACGACTTGATCGCTGCGCCGAGTTTCTTGGCGGTGTCGGCCGGGTCGGCTTTCGGGTCGTTGATGTAGTTGGTCACGACATCAAAGAACGCGCCTTGCACCGCCAGCGTGGTCGCCATGTTGTGCGCCATGCTTGGTTGCAGGCCGCCGGACTTGGCGTCTGCCAGGAAGTCTTTGGCAGCGGTCTGCGCGCAAGAGTCGAAGCCGAGCTTGTCCATGTTGTTCAACATGTCGTTGCGCACCGGGATCGAGCCTTTGTTGATGCTGAAGACTTTCTGGAAGTTTTCACCCAGCACGACTTTGGCGATGTCCTGCTGACCGGCCGCAGTGCCTGCGTCCTTCTGCTTGAACACGGCCAGCGAGTCGATGTTGTAGGTGAACGCCTTGTCGGTGCCCGGGAACGCTACGCACTCGTAGTCTTTGCCAGCGACTTTCTTGGCGGCGGTCCATTCGGACTTGGCCCAGTCACCCATGATCTGCATGCCGGCCTTGCCGTTGATGACTTTGGCCGCTTCCAGGTTCCAGTCCTGACCTTTGCCATCGGCGTCCATGTAGGTCGCGACTTTTTTCAGCTCGGTCAGCGCCTTGACCATTTCCGGGCCGGTCAGCGCAGCGTTGTCCAGGTCAACCAGGGCTTTCTTGTAACCATCGACACCCATGACCGAAAGCACCACGGCTTCGAACACGGTGCTGTCCTGCCAAGGCTGACCGCCGTGAGCCAGCGGGATGAAGCCCGCAGCCTTGAGCTTGTCGCCAGCGGCGTAGAATTCTTCGAGGGTGGTCGGGTTCTTGGTGATCCCGGCTTTCTTGAACACTTCCGGGTTGATCCACAGCCAGTTCACGCGGTGAATGTTCACCGGCACGGCCACGTAATCACCGTCGTACTTCACGGTATCGGAGACTTTCTTGTCGAGCAGGCTGTCCCATTTTTCCGACTTGGCGACGTCTTTCAGCACGTCGGTGTCGAGCAGGCCGGTCGACGCCCATTCCTGAATGTCCGGGCCTTTGATCTGGGCTACGCCAGGCGGGTTGCCGGCAACGGCACGGCTTTTCAGCACGGTCATGGCAGTCGCACCGCCACCGCCGGCGACAGCGCCGTCTTTCCAGGTGAAACCGTCTTTTTCGACTTGTGCCTTGAGCACATCAACAGCGGCTTTTTCGCCACCGGAGGTCCACCAGTGCACGACTTCGACCGAACCTTTGGATTCGGCAGCGGAAACACTGAGCGGCAGGATTGCGAGCGGGAACAGGGAGGCGACAGAAATGACAGTAGCGAGGCGAGAAATCGCATTCATTCGAAATGTACCTTTCTTGTTGTTATGCATTGCAAGTCTGGTGCTTGCGCTGCACAGGAGTTTAAACAGGACGTTTCCCTTCGCAGGTAACGAAGGGACGCGCGAATGTCACCACATGGTTACACAGGAGTGCCCTGAGACAACTGCGCCAAAGCAGTCGCCATGCTCGGTGACAAGGGTAGACGAGGGATCAGCACGGCTTGCCAGGCGTGATACAGATCGGGTTTGCCCGGCCAGATATCAGCGCTCGGGATGTTTTGCGGGTTGAGTTCGTGGTGCCAGCTGCCGTCGCAACGGTCGATGAAATTCACTTCGCAGAATTCCCAGAAAAGCCGATACCAGAATTCGTATTGTTCATCGCCGCTGCGTTTGAGCAAGGCGCTGGCAGCGGCGCTGGCTTCGGCGTGGGTCCAGTGCAAGCGGTGGCGGACCACGGCTTTGTTGTCCCAGTCGAGGGTGTAGACGATGCCCGGCAAACCATCGACGTTCCAGCCGTTGCGGCAGTTGTTCTCGAAGAGTTTCTGCGCATCAGTGACGAGCCAGCCGGGCGTGAGCATGCCGGCCTGCACCCGCGCCGCTTCGAGGTGCAGCAACAGCCGCGCCCATTCGAAACCGTGGCCCGGCGTGGTGCCGTAGGGGCGGAAGCCGTCGGCGGGATTGTCATGGTTGTATTCACGCAGCGGTTGCCAGTTGCGGTCGAAGTGCTCGATGACCATGTAACCGTTACCGGCAGCGTGACCGTGGATCACCCGCTCGACAATGCGTTGCGCACGCACCAGCCAGCGCGGATCTTCAGTGACATCGGCCAGCGCGAGGAACGCCTCGGTCGCGTGCATGTTGCTGTTGGCGCCGCGATAGGCTTCTTCTTCGCTCCAGTCGCGATTGAAGAATTCGCGCATGGCGCCCTCTTCTTCGCTCCAGAAATACGTGTCGATGATGTCGATGGCGTCATCCAGCAACGCTTGCGCGCCGGGACGCTGCGCGACTACTGCGGAACTGGCCGCCAGTGCGACAAAGGCATGCAGATAGGCATTCTTGCCGGTGTTGTCATCGCGGTGTTCGGCGACCGCGAACCAGCCGCCATGCAGGGCGTCACGCAGCGGCCCACGCAGGGCGGCGATGCCGTGATCGACCAGTTCGGCGAAACCCGGCAGGCCCTGAATGTGGGCCATGGCGAAGCTGTGGGTCATGCGCGCGGTGTTCATGGTTTCGGCTTGCGCGTTCGCTGGCAGACGGCCGCGTTCATCGAGGTTGCCGAAGCCTTGCGGGAGTTTTGCTGCCTTGGCGAAATCCAGCAGACGCAGGCCTTCGGCGGCGAGCCATTGCTGGTGGGCAGGGGCGTTCAGCCAACTGCTGAAGCCGGGTTGGAAGAGATCCATGGGTGGCCTTTTTTGTTGTTATGACTGCGGGGAGTCTAAACAACGGGCCGGGGTGGGCTTGTAACGAAGGGGGCGGGGTTTGTCACTGAGCGGTGACAAAGAGCTACCCTCACCCCAGCCCTCTCCCCGAGGGAGAGGGGGCCGATCGAGGTGTAATGAGCTTTCCGCCGACCTGAAATACCGAGTCGATTATGGATTCGCTACCGGACTTCCAGGTCGGCGTATCTCTGCAGCATCCCCCCGGTCAGTCCCCTCTCCCGGAGGTAGAGGGGGCCGATCGAAGTGTAATGAGCTTTCCGCCGACCTGAAATACCGAGTCGATTATGGATTCGCTACCGGACTTCCAGGTCGGCGTATCTCTGCAGCATCCCCCCGGTCAGTCCCCTCTCCCGGAGGTAGAGGGGGCCGATCGAAGTGTAATGAGCTTTCCGCCGACCTGAAATACCGAGTCGATTATGGATTCGCTACCGGACTTCCAGGTCGGCGTATCTCTGCAGCATCCCCCCGGTCAGTCCCCTCTCCCGGAGGTAGAGGGGGCCGATCGAAGTGTAATGAGCTTTCCGCCGACCTGAAATACCGAGTCGATTATGGATTCGCTACCGGACTTCCAGGTCGGCGTATCTCTGCAGCATCCCCCGATCGGTCCCCTCTCCCCCTGGGAGAGGGCTAGGGTGAGGGAAAGCTTTTGACTCAATCCGCCGAACGCGGCAACTGCAGAGTCACCCGCAACCCACCCTCACGCAAATTCTGCAACGTCACCTCACCACCATGACTGTGGGCAATATTGCGCGCAATGCCCAACCCCAGCCCATACCCCTGTTGCTGCCCCGCCAACCTGAAGTGCGGCTCAAACACCTGCTCCAAGCGCTGCTCCGGCACCCCCGGCCCTTCATCATCAACGTGCAAGACAAACGCGCTGTCATCGTCATCGATGTGCAGATGCGCGTTCTGCCCATACTTCAACGCGTTGTCGATCAGATTGCCGATGCAGCGTTTCAACGCCAAAGGCTTGCCCGGATACGCCGCCAACGCCCGGCCATGCTGAGTCACGCGACCGTTGCCGTTCGGCGCCAGGTACGGCTCGACCAGACAATCCAGCACATGGTTGAGATCCACCGGCTCGATGTTCTCGTGGATGTCGGTGTCTTTCACGCATTGCAGCGCGCCTTTGACCAACAACTCCAACTCATCCAGATCGCGGCCGAACTTGGCTTGCAGCTTCTCGTCCTCAAGCAACTCGACGCGCAAACGCAAACGGGTAATCGGTGTGCGCAGGTCATGGGAAATCGCGCTGAACAACTGGCTGCGTTCAGTCAGGTAACGGCTGATGCGCTCGCGCATGGTGTTGAAGGCGCGCCCCACTTCGACCACTTCACTGCCACCGCCCTCGGCCACCGGTTCGACGTCAGCGCCCAGCGACAGATCCCGCGCTGCCCGCGCCAGACGTTTGAGCGGCCGGCTCTGCCAGTGCACCAGCAGACCGATGAACAGCAGCAAGAACCCGCTGGTGAGCACGATGAACCACACCTGTTGCGAGGGCAGGCCTTGCTCTTCAAGACTGGTGTACGGCTCGGGCAACAGTGAGGCGATGTACAGCCATTCGCCCGGGGCCATCTGAATCTGCGTGACCAGCACGGGTGGATTGACCGGTTCCAGAGTCAGCGCGTAATGCGCCCACGAGCGCGGCAGCTCATCGAGTTTCAGCCCGGCGTTGAAGATGCGCAGATCTTCGGGACTGACAAAGGTCACCGAAATATCCGTGTCATTGCCGAGGGTCTGGCGCAGCACTTCGTCGACCGCTTTCATCACCGCCGCTTTGCGTGGCGTGACCGGCAACACATCCATGCCCAAAGGTTTGTCGTTGAGAGTCACGACGAAGCGGGTGCCGCCCATGCTGCGCAACTGGTCGAGCACCAACGGTCGATAAGCCACCGGCAACGAGCGGAAGTAACTGACGCTGGCGGTCATCGAATGGGCGAGGCTGCGGGCGCTGGTGACCAGGCCTTCGAGCTGCGTGGCGCGCAGTTGCGAAACCCAGATCACGCTGGACAACGCCTGCGCGAACAACACCGCCAGCAAGGTCAGCAACAACATCCGCCCAAGCAGCGAGCGCGGCACCGGCACTTTGGCGGCGAGTTTACGCAGCGACTCAGTGACCATTGCCGGCAACCACGTTGGCTGCCAGTTGGTAGCCGCTACCGCGTACGGTACGGATCAGCCGTGGCGGTTTCTCGGTATCGCGCAGGCGTTGGCGCAAACGGCTGACGGCCATGTCGACGATGCGATCGAGCGGCATCAGGTCGCGGCCACGGGTGGCATTGCCGATGGTGTCGCGGTCGAGGATTTCCTGCGGGTGATCGAGGAACAGTTTCAGCAAGGCGAAGTCGGCGCCGGAGAGAATCACTTCCTCGCCGTCCGTGTGAAACAGGCGATGGCTGACCATGTCCAGCCGCCACTCGTCAAAGGCCAGTACGTCGCTGCCGCTGCGTTCCTGGCCGAATTGCGCACGACGCAGCAATGCCTTGATGCGCGCTTGCAGTTCGCGGGGGCTGAAGGGTTTGCCGAGGTAGTCGTCGGCGCCGAGTTCGAGACCGATCACGCGGTCGGCTTCGTCGGAACTGGCGGTGAGCATGATGATCGGCACCTGCGCCTGACGCGGATGCTGACGCACCCAACGGCACAGGCTGAAGCCGTCTTCGTCGGGCAGCATGACATCGAGGATCACCAGATCGCTCGGCGCCTCGTTGAGGGCCTGGCGGAAACTGGCACCGTCGGCGGTGGCCCGCACCTGAAACCCGGCGCGGGTCAGGTAGGTTTCCAGCAACTCGCGTATTTCCTGGTCGTCATCGACCAACAATATCGACTTGTTGACTGAGCTCACTTCGAAGGCATCCTTGTTGTTGGAATTGGGGCGGATTATGCCTGATGAACCTTGGAGATTTGTTGTCTGTTCTGGCCTCATCGCTGGCAAGCCAGCTCCCACAAGGATCTGTGTCGTTCACAAAACCTGTGGGAGCTGGCTTGCCAGCGATGAAAGCGACTCGGTATCAAGCTTGTTCGAGGGCCACACCGGCGCCCACCAGGCCGGAATACGGCGCTGTCACCAGCCACACCGGAATGCCTTTGAAGTAATCGCTCATGCAGCCTTTGTCAGCAAAGCTGCGGGCAAAACCACTTTCCAGGAAGAAGTCGGCAAAGCGTGGAATCACTCCACCAACGATATACACCCCGCCACGCCCACCCGTGGTCAACACGTTGTTGCCGGCCACGCGGCCGAGCCAGCAGCAAAACTGCTCGAGCACTTCCAGGGCAATCGGATCACCCGCCAGGCCAGCAGCCGTAATCGCTTCCGGTGTGTCGAGTGTCGGCTCGTGCCCATCCACCGCACAGATCGCCCGGTAAACCCGCGGCAATCCACCACCGCTCAACGCGGTTTCCGCGCTGACATGGCCGATTTCGTTATGGATGTGCTGCCACAACTGGGTTTCACGCGGACTGCTCAGCGGCAGATCAACGTGACCGCCCTCGCCCGGCAAAGCCGCGAAACGACCTTCACCGAGATCGAGCAAGGTGCCGACGCCAAGGCCAGTACCCGGGCCGATCACCACGGCAGGACGCAACGGCTCCGGCGTGCCCTCGCAGACCACACGAAATTCGCCCGGCTGCAAACGGGTCATGCCCAGGGCCATCGCCGAGAAGTCGTTGACCAGCAACAACTGCTCGACCTGCAAGGTTTTGCAGAATGCGCTGCGGCTCAGGCGCCAGTGGTTGTTGGTGAACTTGAATTCATCACCACTCACCGGCCCCGCCACCGACAGGCACACCGAACCGATCGAACCCGGCGCCAGACCGAGCCCGCTCAGATAGAGGCTGATCGCCTCTTCCGGGCTGGCGTGGTCGGCCGTGGCCAGCACCTGAACCGATTCCAATTGCTGGTTTTTCCACAACGCGAACCGCGCGTTGGTGCCTCCGATGTCACCGACCAAAGCCAGTTTCAATTAAGCGTCTCCAGGGCAGAAGTGAAGGCGCTGGCGCCCTGCTCCGCCGAGCTGAAGGCCAAACGCATAAAGCCAAACAGTTCACGACCGCTGCCGATGTTGTTGCCCAACAGGCCTTTGGCAGGTTCGCGCGCTGCAAATTCGGCGGCGTCGACCTTGAGTTCCAAGGTGCCTTTGACGCCATCGACGCGGATGATATCGCCCTCTTGCACGCGCGCCAAAGCACCACCGACATAAGCTTCGGGGCTGACGTGAATCGCCGCCGGGATTTTCCCCGACGCGCCGGACATCCGCCCGTCAGTCACCAGCGCGACTTTGAAGCCGCGATCCTGTAGCACGCCGAGGAACGGCGTCATCTTGTGCAGCTCGGGCATGCCGTTGGAACGCGGGCCCTGAAAGCGCATCACCGCAACGAAATCCTTTTCCAGCAGACCGGCCTTGAACGCATCGGCAAGGTCCTGCTGATCCTGGAACACCATGGCTGGCGCTTCGACAATCTGGTTTTCCAGGGCGACGGCGGACACCTTCATCACACCGCGACCGAGGTTGCCTTCCATCACGCGCAAACCGCCTTCCTGCGAGAACGCACGGGCGACCGGGCGCAGAATGTTTTCGTCGAGGCTGTCGACCGGGCCTTCACGCCAGACCAGTTCACCGTTATCAAGGAACGGCTCTTTGGTGTATTTGCTCAAGCCGTGGCCGAGTACGGTGTTGACGTCTTCGTGCAGCAGGCCGGCACCGAGCAGTTCGCGGATCAGGAACGACATGCCGCCCGCTGCCTGGAAGTGGTTGATGTCGGCTTTGCCGTTCGGGTAGACGTGGCTCAGGGTCGGCACGACTTCGGAGAGGTCGGCCATGTCCTGCCAGGTCAGTTGAATGCCCGCGGCCATGGCGATGGCCGGCATGTGCAGGGTGTGGTTGGTCGAGCCGCCGGTGGCGTGCAAGGCGACGATCGAGTTGACCAGCGACTTCTCGTCGACGATTTCACCGATCGGCATGAAGTTGCCGTTCTGCTTGGTCAGACGCGTAACCTGGTGCGCGGCTTCACGGGTCAGCGCATCACGCAGCGGCGTGTTCGGGTTGACGAACGAGGCACCCGGCAAATGCAGGCCCATGACTTCCATCAGTAACTGGTTGGTGTTGGCGGTGCCGTAGAAGGTGCACGTGCCCGGGCTGTGGTAGGACTTCATCTCCGATTCCAGCAGCTCTTCGCGGGTCGCCTTGCCTTCGGCGTACTTCTGCCGTACGTCGGCTTTTTCCTTGTTGGAAATCCCCGAGACCATCGGCCCGCCCGGGACGAAAATCGTCGGCAGGTGGCCGAAACGCAGCGAACCCATCATCAGACCCGGGACGATTTTGTCGCAGATGCCGAGCATCAGTGCGCCGTCGAACATGTTGTGCGACAGCGCCACGGCGGTCGACATGGCGATCACTTCGCGGCTCGGCAGGCTCAGTTCCATGCCCGGCTCGCCTTGGGTGACGCCGTCGCACATCGCTGGAGTGCCGCCAGCGAATTGGCCGACCGAGCCGATTTCGCGCAGGGCGTTCTTGATCTGTTCCGGGAACACTTCGTACGGCTGGTGCGCCGAGAGCATGTCGTTATACGAAGAAACAATGGCGATGTTCGCCGAGTTCATCATCCGCAGGCTGTGCTTGTCTTCGCTGCCGCACCCGGCCACGCCGTGGGCAAAGTTGGCGCATTGCAGCTTGCCGCGCATCGGCCCGTCAGTGGCGGCGCCGCGAATCAGTGCAAGGTAAGCCTGACGCGTGGCGCGGCTGCGGGCGATAAGCCGTTCGGTGACCTCAAGGACGCGGGGATGCATGTGTAGAACTCCAGGCTAACGGATGTGGCGACCTGATTGTCTATGCTGATCAAACGCCGTTGTTGTTGGAATGACAGACGGCTTTTTTGACCATTCGGACCAGTTGATTCAGGTCACTCGTTGTAGATAAAACAAAATATTGCCACTAAAAAGGCTTGTTTTCTATTTTTATGCGAATAATCTTGTAATTCCAACAACAAAACGACGGTGGCGCTGTTCCATGACTCTTCGAATCGCAATCAATGGTTTTGGCCGCATTGGCCGTAATGTCCTGCGCGCACTGTATACCCAAGGCTATCGACAGGATTTGCAGATCGTCGCCATCAACGATCTTGGCGACAGCTCGATCAATGCCCATCTGCTCAAATACGACACCGTTCACGGCACGTTCGACGCGCAAGTCGAGCATGACAATGAAAGTCTGACCGTCAACGGCGACCGCATTGCGGTCAGCGCGATTCGCAACCCGGCCGAGTTGCCATGGGCGGCGGAAAAGATTGATGTGGTGTTCGAATGCACCGGTCTCTTCACCGACCGCGCCAAAGCGGCTGCGCATATTACTGCCGGCGCGCGCAAAGTGATCATCTCGGCGCCGGCCAAAGGCGCCGACGCTACCGTGGTTTATGGTGTGAACCACGACATTCTGCGCCAGTCGCACCAGATCATCTCCAACGCTTCGTGCACCACCAACTGCCTGGCGCCGGTGGCGCAAGTGCTGCACCGCGAGCTGGGAATCGAAAGCGGTCTGATGACCACCATTCATGCCTACACCAACGATCAGAACCTGACCGACGTCTATCACACCGACCCGTACCGCGCGCGTTCGGCCACGCAGAACATGATCCCGAGCAAGACCGGCGCCGCTGAAGCAGTGGGCCTGGTGCTGCCGGAACTGGCGGGCAAACTGACCGGCATGGCCGTGCGCGTGCCGGTGATCAATGTGTCGCTGGTGGACCTGACCGTGCAGCTGAAAAAAGAAGCCAGCGCCGAGGAAGTCAACGCGCTGATGAAAGCGGCCAGCCAACACTCGAAGATTCTCGGCTTTAACACCCTGCCGCTGGTGTCCAGCGACTTCAACCACAATCCGCTGTCGTCGATCTTCGATGCCAACCACACCAAATCCACCGGCAAACTGCTGAAGGTGCTGGCCTGGTATGACAACGAGTGGGGCTTCTCCAACCGCATGCTGGATAACTGCCTGGCGTTGTGCAACGCCGAGTAACCCCAGGTTATCCCCTATCCCTGTGGGAGCGAGCCTGCTCGCGAATACGATGCGTCATTCAACATTCATGTTGGCTGATACACCGCTTTCGCGAGCAGGCTCGCTCCCACAGTTTTTTGCGCAGCTTTCAAAATCAGGGCTTGACCACTCGACTAGATGATAAGCATTATCATTCGCTTGAAATGGATCAGGTCCTCCCGTGAGTCAATCGCGCTTCAACCACGTCTTCCTCACCCAGCGCACATCCTTGCTGCGCACGCTGGAACGGATGGTCAACAATCACAGCACCGCTGAAGACCTGCTGCAGGAGACCTACCTGCGCGTGACGCGGGCGCTGAGCGAGCGGGCCATCGATCACCTCGAACCTTTTGTTTTCCAGACCGCGCGCAATCTGGCGCTGGATCATTTGCGCGCGCGCAAGATCCACTCGCGAACCATGGTCGATGATGTGCCGCAGGATGTCGTGCACAGCATCGCCGCCCCGGCCAGCAGCGCCGAAGATGCCGCCCACGCCGAACAGATGCTGGAGCGCTTGAACGTGAGCCTCAGTCAACTCAGCCCCCGCCAGCAGCAGATTTTCATCCTCAGCCGTTTGCACGGGAACAGCTATCAGGAAATCGCTGATGAGCTGAATGTTTCCCTCAGCACTGTGCAGAAAGAACTGAAGCTGATCATGAGCATTTGCATCGGCGTCGCCGAACGACACGACAGCAGCGGCAAGCTGTAAGCTTCAGCTCCAAGTAAAAACGAAAAGCAGTACACGCATCTGGCTTGCAGCTTGCAGCTTGCAGCTTGCAGCTTGACGCTAGAAACTGCTTCGCCAGAAGCCCGAGGAAACACCGTGACGGACACCCACCGCTCGCCTTCGCCGGATTCGGTGCAGGACGCTGCAAACGCAATGGACCAGGCACTGGACTGGCTCATCGTGCTCGGCAGCCCGGACGATGAGCAGACCCGGCAGTTCCATGCCTGGCTGGCGGCCGATCCGCTGAATGCCGAAGCGTTCGACAAGGCCCAGGCGATCTGGGACGGCCCGCAAGTCGCCCAGTGCGCGCAAAGCCTGGCGGCCAAACCTGCGAAGGTCACCTTCTTAAAGCGTCTGCGTCCGCACTGGAAACCGCTGGCCACCGCCGCCGTGCTGGTGCTCGGTTTGTTCAGTTTCAGTAATTTGCCGATGCGCCTTCAGGCCGATCACCTCACGGTGGTTGGCGAGCGCCAGCGTCTGCAATTGGAGGACGGCTCGAAAGTCCTGCTCAATACCAATTCGGCATTCTCCAGCACCATCAACGATCAGCAGCGTGTTGCCCGGCTGTTTCAGGGCGAGGCGTTTTTCGAAATCGCCAGCGGCCGCAGTCAACCGCTGGAAATCGATGCCGGACCAGTCACCGCCAGCGTGCGCGATACCGCGTTCGCCGTGCGTTATCTCGACGGCGTGGCGCAGGTCAATGTGCAGCGCGGCGACGTCGATTTGCGCGCCACGCACAACGACGCCCGCGTGCGTCTGACTGCCGGTGAGAGCATCCGCATCGGCCCCAACGGTTTCGACCGCCCGGCCAAACTTGATGCCAACACGGATCTTGCCTGGGTCCAGGGCCGACTGGTGTTCGAGAACTGCCCGCTGAATCAGGTGCTGGCCGAATTGCGCCGCTACTATCCGGGCTGGATCATCAACACCAACGAACAACTGGCCGACGTCGCCGTGACCGGTAATTACCGTCTCGACCAGCCGCTCGACGTGGTTCGTTCCCTCGCTCAGATCACCTCGGCGCAACTGAAAGAATTCCCTGCCCTGGTCATCTTGAACTAAATGAGAATTATTTTTACTCGATAGCCAACGCCAGTACGTCTCGTTATAGCCAATGCAATTGATTCGCAACACGCGAAGCCAATCAGCCCCTATAAAGATTCGTGCGACACGGAGCGCTATCGATGTCCTCACGCCTTACCCGCCAGACTTCCTCCCCTTCTCGCGTCTTGTCGCTGCTGACCGCGGCCATCCTGATGGCCGGCACTGCGCCGCTGATGGCGGCCACCGAGCAACCGACGCGCAACATGGGCGATTACTCGTTCGCCATCGGCCAGCAGCCGCTGGTGTCGGCGCTTAATGCCTTCACCGCCGTGACCGGTTGGCAGGTCGGCTTGCCGGCAGAACTGGGTCAGGGCGTGTCGTCGCCGGGCGTGCGTGGCTCGTTGCCCCCGGAAAAAGCCCTGGAGCGTCTGTTGGTGGGGACCAACCTGAGCTTCCGCAAAATCAGCAATAACAACGTCGTACTGGAAAAGCGCAACGCCAGCGGCACACTCAATCTGGATCAGGTGACCATCAGCGCCACCCGTCAGGAGCAGTCGGTCAATAGCGTGCCGGCTACCGTCACCGTGCAGACCCGTCAGGATCTGGACCGCAACAACGTCAACACCATCAAGGATCTGGTGCGTTACGAGCCGGGGGTTTCCGTCGGCGGCGCCGGTCAGCGTGGCGGTATCAGCGGCTATAACATTCGCGGCATCGACGGCGACCGCGTCCTGACCCAGGTCGACGGCGTCGAAGTGCCGGACGGTTTCTTCAACGGCCCTTACGCCAAGACCCAGCGCAACTACGTCGATCCGGAAATCGTCAAACGCGTGGAAATTCTCCGTGGCCCGGCCTCGGTGCTGTACGGCAGCAACGCCATCGGCGGCGCCGTCAGCTATTACACCCTCGATGCCGACGACATTATCAAGCCGGGCAAAGACGTCGGTGCGCGCCTGAAAACCGGTTACAGCTCGGCCGATGACAGCTGGTTGAAGTCCGCCACCGTGGCCGGCCGCGCCGAGCAGTTCGATGGATTGCTGCACTACAGCCAGCGCGACGGGCACGAGACCGACTCCTACGGCAGCAACAACGGCACCGGTCTGGAACGCACTGCGGCCAACCCGGAAGACGTCAACGCCTACAACGTGCTGGCCAAGATCGGCTGGAACTACAACGAAGACTCGCGTCTGGGTCTGAC encodes:
- a CDS encoding ATP-binding protein gives rise to the protein MVTESLRKLAAKVPVPRSLLGRMLLLTLLAVLFAQALSSVIWVSQLRATQLEGLVTSARSLAHSMTASVSYFRSLPVAYRPLVLDQLRSMGGTRFVVTLNDKPLGMDVLPVTPRKAAVMKAVDEVLRQTLGNDTDISVTFVSPEDLRIFNAGLKLDELPRSWAHYALTLEPVNPPVLVTQIQMAPGEWLYIASLLPEPYTSLEEQGLPSQQVWFIVLTSGFLLLFIGLLVHWQSRPLKRLARAARDLSLGADVEPVAEGGGSEVVEVGRAFNTMRERISRYLTERSQLFSAISHDLRTPITRLRLRVELLEDEKLQAKFGRDLDELELLVKGALQCVKDTDIHENIEPVDLNHVLDCLVEPYLAPNGNGRVTQHGRALAAYPGKPLALKRCIGNLIDNALKYGQNAHLHIDDDDSAFVLHVDDEGPGVPEQRLEQVFEPHFRLAGQQQGYGLGLGIARNIAHSHGGEVTLQNLREGGLRVTLQLPRSAD
- a CDS encoding carbohydrate ABC transporter permease translates to MSSVAVFSKASPFDALQRWLPKLVLAPSMFIVLVGFYGYILWTFVLSFTTSTFLPNYKWAGLAQYARLFDNDRWWVASKNLAVFGGMFIGITLVIGVLLAVFLDQRIRREGFIRTIYLYPMALSMIVTGTAWKWLLNPGMGLDKLLRDWGWEGFRLDWLIDPDRVVYCLVIAAVWQASGFIMAMFLAGLRGVDQSIIRAAQIDGASMPTIYWKVVLPSLRPVFFSAVMILAHIAIKSFDLVAAMTAGGPGYSSDLPAMFMYSFTFSRGQMGMGSASAILMLGAILAIIVPYLYSELRTKRND
- a CDS encoding ABC transporter substrate-binding protein, whose amino-acid sequence is MNAISRLATVISVASLFPLAILPLSVSAAESKGSVEVVHWWTSGGEKAAVDVLKAQVEKDGFTWKDGAVAGGGGATAMTVLKSRAVAGNPPGVAQIKGPDIQEWASTGLLDTDVLKDVAKSEKWDSLLDKKVSDTVKYDGDYVAVPVNIHRVNWLWINPEVFKKAGITKNPTTLEEFYAAGDKLKAAGFIPLAHGGQPWQDSTVFEAVVLSVMGVDGYKKALVDLDNAALTGPEMVKALTELKKVATYMDADGKGQDWNLEAAKVINGKAGMQIMGDWAKSEWTAAKKVAGKDYECVAFPGTDKAFTYNIDSLAVFKQKDAGTAAGQQDIAKVVLGENFQKVFSINKGSIPVRNDMLNNMDKLGFDSCAQTAAKDFLADAKSGGLQPSMAHNMATTLAVQGAFFDVVTNYINDPKADPADTAKKLGAAIKSSK
- a CDS encoding AGE family epimerase/isomerase, which gives rise to MDLFQPGFSSWLNAPAHQQWLAAEGLRLLDFAKAAKLPQGFGNLDERGRLPANAQAETMNTARMTHSFAMAHIQGLPGFAELVDHGIAALRGPLRDALHGGWFAVAEHRDDNTGKNAYLHAFVALAASSAVVAQRPGAQALLDDAIDIIDTYFWSEEEGAMREFFNRDWSEEEAYRGANSNMHATEAFLALADVTEDPRWLVRAQRIVERVIHGHAAGNGYMVIEHFDRNWQPLREYNHDNPADGFRPYGTTPGHGFEWARLLLHLEAARVQAGMLTPGWLVTDAQKLFENNCRNGWNVDGLPGIVYTLDWDNKAVVRHRLHWTHAEASAAASALLKRSGDEQYEFWYRLFWEFCEVNFIDRCDGSWHHELNPQNIPSADIWPGKPDLYHAWQAVLIPRLPLSPSMATALAQLSQGTPV
- a CDS encoding response regulator, which produces MSSVNKSILLVDDDQEIRELLETYLTRAGFQVRATADGASFRQALNEAPSDLVILDVMLPDEDGFSLCRWVRQHPRQAQVPIIMLTASSDEADRVIGLELGADDYLGKPFSPRELQARIKALLRRAQFGQERSGSDVLAFDEWRLDMVSHRLFHTDGEEVILSGADFALLKLFLDHPQEILDRDTIGNATRGRDLMPLDRIVDMAVSRLRQRLRDTEKPPRLIRTVRGSGYQLAANVVAGNGH